GTTCAAGAAACTGAACCCTGTAATTGATCATAAACTCCTTTTGGGAGGGAGCGAAATATTCACTTCCATTCTTGAATGGGCTCCACTGCAGGTAATTGATCTCATCAGGGCGGTTGGCGTTCCTGAATTCGAAACTTGAACCCCACTGATTCACTTCGAGGCCAAGGTTTGTGGTATACCAG
The sequence above is drawn from the Bacteroidales bacterium genome and encodes:
- a CDS encoding VOC family protein encodes the protein MSDKTNQTKPNETEVNDTTPRVTGIGGIFFFSDDPEKTKTWYTTNLGLEVNQWGSSFEFRNANRPDEINYLQWSPFKNGSEYFAPSQKEFMINYRVQFLE